A genomic stretch from Sphingomonas faeni includes:
- a CDS encoding primosomal protein N' gives MSSRARVLILNAALGPLDYRVPAGMSVEPGSVVVAPLGPRQLLGVVWEAERMPSDAEVGDNRLRNLLAVADVPPLGAPLRRLVEWTADYYLAPAASVLRMTLASTSALEGARTAVEYRATGVVPPRLTPQREQALERIGDRQGLIRELATLAEVSDAVIRGLAKVGAIAAVEVSIDSPYPVPDPQHHEPTLSEDQRAAADALVAGVAEHAFHPTLLDGVTGSGKTEVYFEAVAQAIRDGRQTLVLLPEIALTEPFLKRFHDRFGCEPIAWHSGLRSTQRRRAWRAIASGEALVTVGARSALFLPYRDLGLIVVDEAHETSFKQEEGVHYHARDVAVMRGKFEGCPVILASATPAIETRQQVATGRYAELKLPGRFGAAEMPTIEPIDLIKEPPERGRWLAPRLVKAMQATLERREQSLLFLNRRGYAPLTLCRTCGHRFQCPNCTAWMVEHRLTRRLACHHCGHAEPTPRVCPECKGEDTLVACGPGVERIADEVTALFPEAKTAVVTSDTIWSPAKAAEFVGRMEAGDIDIVVGTQLVTKGYHFPNLTLVGVVDADLGLDGGDLRAAERTFQQIRQVSGRAGRGEKPGHVFIQTHSPGAQVMQALITGDADAFYAAETDARKDAGAPPFGRYAAIVVSSEDQSCAHETAKLVGRSVPEVEGMHVYGPAPAPLAMLRGRHRYRLLVHARRALDVQDVIRDWLGKLDWPSKVRVTVDVDPYNFL, from the coding sequence ATGTCGTCCCGAGCCCGTGTCCTGATACTCAACGCCGCCCTCGGGCCGCTCGATTACCGCGTGCCCGCCGGCATGAGCGTCGAGCCGGGCTCGGTCGTGGTCGCACCGCTGGGGCCAAGGCAGTTGCTCGGCGTGGTGTGGGAGGCGGAGCGGATGCCCTCCGATGCGGAGGTCGGCGACAACCGGTTGCGCAACCTGCTCGCGGTCGCCGACGTGCCGCCGCTGGGGGCGCCGTTGCGGCGGTTGGTCGAATGGACGGCGGATTATTACCTCGCCCCGGCGGCGTCGGTGTTGCGCATGACGCTGGCGTCGACTTCGGCATTGGAAGGTGCGCGGACTGCCGTGGAGTACCGGGCAACGGGCGTCGTTCCGCCACGCCTCACACCGCAGCGTGAGCAGGCGCTGGAGCGGATCGGCGATCGCCAGGGTCTGATCCGCGAACTCGCCACGCTTGCCGAGGTCAGCGACGCGGTGATCCGGGGACTGGCAAAGGTCGGTGCGATCGCGGCGGTCGAGGTCAGTATCGACAGCCCCTACCCCGTGCCCGATCCGCAGCACCACGAGCCGACGCTGTCCGAAGACCAGCGTGCGGCGGCCGATGCGCTGGTGGCGGGTGTGGCAGAGCATGCGTTCCATCCGACGCTGCTCGACGGCGTCACCGGGTCCGGCAAGACCGAAGTGTATTTCGAGGCGGTGGCGCAGGCGATCCGCGACGGGCGCCAGACTTTGGTGCTGCTCCCCGAGATCGCCTTGACCGAGCCGTTCCTCAAGCGATTCCACGACCGGTTCGGGTGCGAGCCGATCGCGTGGCATTCGGGACTGCGCTCGACCCAGCGGCGGCGGGCTTGGCGGGCGATCGCCAGTGGTGAGGCGTTGGTGACGGTAGGCGCACGCTCGGCCCTGTTCCTCCCGTACCGCGACCTCGGGCTGATCGTCGTCGACGAGGCGCACGAGACCAGCTTCAAGCAGGAAGAAGGCGTGCATTATCATGCGCGCGACGTCGCGGTGATGCGCGGCAAATTTGAGGGCTGTCCGGTCATCCTCGCCTCCGCCACGCCGGCGATCGAAACGCGGCAACAGGTCGCGACGGGGCGGTACGCGGAGTTGAAGCTCCCGGGCCGGTTCGGGGCGGCAGAGATGCCGACGATCGAGCCTATCGATCTCATCAAGGAGCCGCCCGAGCGTGGTCGCTGGCTCGCACCGCGGCTTGTGAAGGCGATGCAGGCGACGCTGGAGCGGCGCGAGCAGTCGTTGTTGTTCCTCAACCGGCGCGGGTACGCACCGCTGACGCTGTGCCGGACATGCGGGCACCGGTTCCAGTGCCCGAACTGTACCGCTTGGATGGTCGAGCATCGCCTGACGCGGCGGTTGGCGTGCCATCATTGCGGGCATGCCGAACCGACGCCTCGCGTCTGCCCCGAGTGCAAGGGCGAGGACACGCTCGTCGCCTGCGGGCCGGGGGTCGAGCGGATCGCGGACGAGGTGACGGCGCTGTTCCCCGAGGCGAAGACGGCGGTGGTGACGTCCGACACGATCTGGTCGCCGGCCAAGGCGGCGGAGTTCGTTGGGCGGATGGAGGCGGGCGACATCGATATCGTCGTCGGCACGCAGCTTGTTACCAAGGGGTATCACTTCCCCAACCTGACCTTGGTCGGCGTGGTCGATGCCGACCTCGGGCTAGACGGTGGTGACCTCCGCGCGGCCGAGCGGACATTCCAGCAGATCCGGCAGGTGTCGGGGCGCGCGGGGCGTGGCGAGAAGCCGGGGCACGTGTTCATCCAGACGCATAGTCCGGGCGCGCAGGTCATGCAGGCGCTGATCACCGGCGACGCGGATGCGTTCTATGCCGCGGAGACGGACGCACGGAAGGACGCGGGCGCGCCGCCGTTCGGAAGATATGCCGCGATCGTGGTGTCGTCGGAGGACCAGTCCTGCGCGCACGAGACGGCCAAGCTGGTGGGGCGGAGTGTGCCCGAGGTTGAGGGGATGCACGTCTATGGCCCCGCGCCGGCGCCGTTGGCGATGTTGCGGGGGCGACACCGGTATCGGCTGCTGGTCCATGCGCGGCGGGCACTGGACGTGCAGGACGTCATTCGGGATTGGCTGGGGAAGCTGGACTGGCCGTCCAAGGTGCGAGTGACGGTGGACGTCGACCCGTATAATTTCTTGTAA
- a CDS encoding ATP synthase F1 subunit epsilon — translation MLHFELVTPEKLVRSEEVYMVVVPGTEGDFGVLEGHAPFMSTVRDGGVQIFRTENGTPEVIAIKGGFAEVNAKGLTVLAEHAGE, via the coding sequence ATGCTGCATTTCGAACTCGTCACGCCAGAAAAGCTCGTCCGCTCGGAGGAGGTCTACATGGTCGTCGTCCCCGGCACCGAAGGCGATTTCGGCGTCCTCGAAGGCCACGCGCCCTTCATGTCGACGGTCCGCGACGGTGGCGTCCAGATCTTCCGCACGGAGAACGGCACCCCCGAGGTCATCGCGATCAAGGGCGGTTTTGCAGAGGTCAACGCCAAGGGCCTGACGGTGCTTGCCGAGCACGCCGGCGAGTAA
- the atpD gene encoding F0F1 ATP synthase subunit beta, with product MATAPETLGTTLAPKATNNTGRISQVIGAVVDVHFPDNLPAILSALETNNNGNRLVLEVAQHLGENTVRTIAMDATEGLTRGQTVTDTGSQIRVPVGPKTLGRILNVIGEPIDERGPVGAETTAPIHASAPLFVDQSTESAILVTGIKVIDLLAPYAKGGKIGLFGGAGVGKTVLIQELINNIAKGHGGTSVFAGVGERTREGNDLYHEFLDAGVIAKDADGNPQSEGSKVALVFGQMNEPPGARARVALSGLTIAEYFRDVEGQDVLFFVDNIFRFTQAGAEVSALLGRIPSAVGYQPTLSTDMGALQERITSTNKGSITSVQAVYVPADDLTDPAPATSFAHLDATTNLNRAISELGIYPAVDPLDSTSRLLEPRVVGQEHYDTARAVQSTLQKYKSLQDIIAILGMDELSEEDKLTVQRARKIQKFLSQPFHVAEVFTGISGKFVQLEDTVRSFKAVVEGEYDHLPEAAFYMVGGIDEAVAKAEKMAAEA from the coding sequence ATGGCAACCGCCCCAGAGACCCTCGGAACCACACTCGCCCCCAAGGCCACCAACAACACCGGCCGCATCTCGCAGGTCATCGGTGCGGTCGTCGACGTGCATTTCCCCGACAATTTGCCCGCCATTCTGTCGGCGCTCGAAACCAATAACAACGGCAACCGGCTCGTCCTCGAAGTCGCGCAGCATCTCGGCGAGAACACCGTTCGCACGATCGCGATGGACGCCACCGAGGGTCTGACCCGCGGGCAGACCGTCACCGACACCGGTTCGCAGATCCGCGTTCCGGTCGGCCCGAAGACGCTCGGCCGCATTCTCAACGTCATCGGCGAGCCGATCGACGAGCGCGGCCCGGTCGGCGCAGAGACGACTGCCCCGATCCATGCCTCGGCGCCGCTGTTTGTCGATCAGTCGACCGAGAGCGCGATCCTGGTTACTGGCATCAAGGTCATCGATCTGCTCGCACCCTATGCGAAGGGCGGCAAGATCGGCCTGTTCGGCGGCGCAGGCGTCGGCAAGACCGTGCTGATCCAGGAGCTGATCAACAACATCGCCAAGGGTCACGGCGGCACTTCGGTGTTCGCAGGCGTCGGCGAGCGTACTCGCGAGGGTAACGATCTGTACCACGAGTTCCTCGACGCAGGCGTCATCGCCAAGGATGCCGACGGAAATCCGCAGTCGGAAGGCTCGAAGGTCGCGCTCGTATTTGGCCAGATGAACGAGCCGCCAGGCGCGCGTGCCCGCGTCGCGCTGTCGGGCCTGACGATCGCCGAGTATTTCCGCGACGTCGAAGGCCAGGACGTGCTGTTCTTCGTCGACAACATTTTCCGCTTCACGCAGGCGGGCGCAGAGGTTTCGGCACTGCTCGGCCGCATCCCGTCGGCGGTGGGCTATCAGCCGACGCTGTCGACCGACATGGGCGCGCTGCAGGAGCGCATCACGTCGACCAACAAGGGGTCGATCACCTCGGTGCAGGCGGTGTACGTGCCGGCCGACGATCTTACCGATCCGGCGCCGGCCACGTCGTTCGCGCATCTTGATGCGACGACCAACCTCAACCGTGCGATCTCGGAGCTGGGCATCTATCCGGCAGTCGATCCGCTCGACTCGACTTCGCGTCTGCTCGAGCCACGTGTGGTCGGCCAGGAGCATTACGACACAGCGCGTGCCGTTCAGTCGACGCTGCAGAAGTACAAGTCGCTGCAGGACATCATCGCGATTCTCGGCATGGACGAGCTGTCGGAAGAGGATAAGCTCACCGTCCAGCGTGCGCGTAAGATCCAGAAGTTCCTGAGCCAGCCGTTCCACGTCGCCGAGGTCTTCACCGGCATCAGCGGCAAGTTCGTCCAGCTCGAGGACACGGTCCGGTCGTTCAAGGCGGTGGTCGAGGGCGAGTATGATCACTTGCCAGAGGCGGCGTTCTACATGGTCGGCGGCATCGACGAAGCCGTCGCCAAGGCCGAAAAGATGGCCGCGGAAGCGTAA
- a CDS encoding F0F1 ATP synthase subunit gamma, protein MASLKALKIRIGSVKSTQKITKAMKMVAAAKLRRAQDAAVAGRPYAERLEAVMASLAGRVGIAPGASPLLAGTGKDQVHLIVIATSERGLAGAFNTNIVRAARRKAEELIAAGKTVKFYVAGKKGRVIKRFFPNDILADHEMGQIKRLAFSDAQEISEDLIKRFGEGQFDVAHLFYAKFVSALVQVPTGIQIVPVPISSVPGAEGAKAGGPNAPAEAVTEYEPDEEAILADLLPRNVAIQIFRALLENAASEQGSRMNAMDNATRNAGDMITRLSIQYNRTRQAAITTELVEIISGAEALK, encoded by the coding sequence ATGGCATCACTTAAGGCCCTCAAGATCCGCATCGGCTCGGTGAAGTCGACGCAGAAGATCACCAAGGCGATGAAGATGGTCGCCGCTGCGAAGCTGCGCCGGGCGCAGGACGCGGCGGTTGCCGGGCGTCCGTATGCCGAGCGTCTCGAAGCGGTGATGGCGAGCCTCGCGGGGCGTGTCGGCATCGCGCCGGGCGCTTCGCCGCTGCTCGCGGGCACCGGCAAGGACCAGGTCCACCTGATCGTCATCGCGACATCGGAACGCGGCCTGGCCGGTGCGTTCAACACCAACATCGTCCGTGCGGCACGTCGCAAGGCAGAGGAGCTGATCGCGGCCGGCAAGACTGTGAAGTTCTACGTCGCGGGCAAAAAGGGGCGCGTGATCAAGCGCTTCTTCCCGAACGACATCCTCGCCGACCACGAGATGGGCCAGATCAAGCGGCTCGCGTTCAGCGACGCGCAGGAAATCTCCGAAGACCTGATCAAGCGCTTCGGCGAGGGTCAGTTCGACGTCGCCCATCTGTTCTACGCGAAGTTCGTGTCGGCGCTGGTGCAGGTTCCGACCGGCATCCAGATCGTGCCCGTGCCCATTTCGTCCGTCCCGGGTGCAGAAGGCGCAAAGGCAGGCGGGCCCAACGCCCCGGCCGAAGCCGTGACCGAGTATGAGCCCGACGAGGAAGCGATCCTCGCCGATCTCCTGCCGCGCAACGTCGCGATCCAGATTTTCCGTGCGCTGCTCGAAAACGCGGCGTCTGAGCAGGGTTCGCGCATGAACGCGATGGACAACGCCACGCGCAATGCCGGCGACATGATCACGCGCCTCTCGATCCAATACAACCGTACCCGCCAAGCCGCGATCACGACCGAGCTGGTCGAAATCATCTCGGGCGCCGAAGCGCTCAAGTAA
- a CDS encoding F0F1 ATP synthase subunit delta: protein METSPGNVGGAIQASLGGRYALALFELARDAKTIDAVESSLANVRDALTQSEDFRTLTSSPMVSRGAAVKAVSAVADELGVDATTKSFLGVLAENHRLGALPKIIKAFRTLAAQHRGEIAAEVTSAHPLTDEQVIELKHQLRQRVGREVSVDLSVDPSLLGGLVVRVGSQMIDSSIKTRLNTLAHAMKG from the coding sequence GTGGAGACATCCCCCGGTAATGTCGGCGGCGCTATTCAGGCGAGCTTGGGCGGGCGTTATGCGCTGGCCCTGTTCGAACTGGCACGTGACGCGAAGACGATCGACGCGGTCGAGTCGAGCCTGGCGAACGTGCGCGACGCGCTGACGCAGTCGGAAGACTTCCGTACGCTCACGTCCAGCCCGATGGTGTCGCGTGGCGCCGCCGTGAAGGCAGTCTCCGCGGTCGCCGACGAACTCGGTGTCGATGCGACTACCAAGAGCTTCCTCGGTGTCCTCGCCGAGAACCACCGGCTGGGCGCGCTGCCGAAGATCATCAAGGCATTCCGTACACTTGCCGCGCAGCATCGCGGTGAGATCGCCGCCGAGGTGACGTCCGCGCATCCGCTGACCGACGAGCAGGTGATCGAGCTGAAGCATCAGCTCCGCCAGCGGGTCGGCCGTGAAGTTTCCGTCGACCTCAGCGTCGACCCATCGTTGCTGGGTGGACTCGTCGTCCGCGTCGGCAGCCAGATGATCGATTCGTCGATCAAGACGCGTCTCAACACTCTCGCGCACGCGATGAAGGGCTAA
- a CDS encoding dienelactone hydrolase family protein encodes MTGMMETMTMSDGASVAVYHAQPTGERRGGLVLVQEIFGVTDHIRDLCDEYAADGYEVLAPALFDREHPGFEADYSGDGLARGVELARQLHPFELSLKDVQTCIDTLAPAGPVFVVGYCYGGSVAWFASTKLTGVAAASGYYGSMIPAAADEEPKVPVILHFGRHDHGIPMEGVEQVIAKDWPNATVYVYEAGHGFNSDRRKDYHEPSADLAKQRTLELFRANGG; translated from the coding sequence ATGACCGGCATGATGGAAACGATGACGATGTCCGACGGCGCGAGCGTTGCGGTCTATCACGCGCAGCCAACCGGCGAGCGCCGCGGTGGCCTCGTGCTGGTGCAGGAGATTTTCGGCGTGACCGACCACATCCGCGACCTGTGCGACGAATACGCCGCCGACGGTTACGAGGTGCTGGCACCGGCCTTGTTCGATCGCGAGCATCCCGGTTTCGAGGCGGACTATTCGGGTGATGGCCTCGCGCGCGGTGTCGAACTCGCCCGCCAGCTTCACCCGTTCGAGCTGTCGCTGAAGGACGTCCAGACCTGCATCGACACACTGGCACCGGCAGGCCCGGTGTTCGTGGTCGGCTATTGCTATGGCGGTTCGGTCGCGTGGTTCGCCTCTACCAAGCTCACCGGCGTCGCGGCGGCGAGCGGCTATTACGGGAGCATGATTCCGGCCGCGGCGGACGAGGAACCCAAGGTGCCGGTGATCCTGCACTTCGGTCGCCACGACCACGGCATCCCGATGGAAGGCGTCGAGCAGGTCATCGCCAAGGATTGGCCGAACGCGACGGTGTATGTCTACGAGGCTGGCCACGGGTTCAACTCGGACCGCCGGAAGGATTATCACGAGCCGAGTGCGGACCTGGCGAAGCAGCGCACGCTGGAGCTGTTCCGCGCGAATGGGGGCTGA
- a CDS encoding oxidoreductase has product MASDTPVWFISGCSTGFGRELAKLVLARGWRAVVTARDAGRVADLADGVEDRALAVSLDVTDQAQIDDAVAQAKAKFGRIDVLVNNAGYGYQASIEEGDDAEIRAQFDANVFGLFALTRAVLPVMRAQKSGHVINITSVAGLVGFPGSGYYAASKHAVEGFSDSLLAEVAPLGIAVTCVEPGPFRTDWAGRSLKQTPVAIADYAETAGKRLDSTREVSGTQAGDPVRAGEAMIALTEDANPPRHLVLGRWGYDAVVEKMAGRLKEIEAHKAASLGADFPAE; this is encoded by the coding sequence ATGGCCTCCGACACGCCCGTCTGGTTCATTTCCGGCTGCTCGACCGGTTTCGGTCGCGAACTCGCCAAGCTCGTGCTCGCGCGCGGTTGGCGGGCGGTGGTTACCGCGCGGGATGCGGGGCGGGTTGCCGACCTTGCAGACGGCGTTGAGGATCGTGCGCTCGCCGTGTCACTCGACGTCACCGATCAGGCTCAGATCGACGATGCAGTCGCGCAGGCCAAGGCCAAATTCGGGCGGATCGACGTGCTCGTGAACAATGCGGGCTATGGTTATCAGGCGTCGATCGAGGAGGGCGACGACGCCGAGATCCGCGCGCAGTTCGATGCGAACGTGTTCGGGCTGTTCGCCCTTACGCGCGCCGTTCTGCCGGTGATGCGGGCGCAGAAGAGCGGGCATGTCATCAACATCACTTCGGTCGCGGGGTTGGTCGGGTTTCCGGGCTCGGGCTACTATGCTGCGTCGAAGCATGCGGTGGAGGGGTTCTCGGATTCGCTGCTCGCGGAGGTTGCGCCGCTGGGGATCGCCGTGACGTGCGTCGAGCCGGGGCCGTTCCGGACGGATTGGGCGGGGCGGTCGCTGAAGCAGACTCCGGTGGCGATTGCGGATTATGCCGAGACGGCGGGCAAGCGGCTCGACAGCACGCGCGAGGTCAGCGGGACGCAGGCCGGCGATCCGGTGCGGGCGGGCGAGGCGATGATCGCACTGACCGAGGATGCGAACCCGCCGCGGCATCTGGTGCTGGGACGCTGGGGGTATGATGCGGTCGTCGAGAAGATGGCCGGGCGGTTGAAGGAGATCGAGGCGCACAAGGCGGCGAGCTTGGGGGCGGATTTCCCGGCGGAGTGA
- the ada gene encoding bifunctional DNA-binding transcriptional regulator/O6-methylguanine-DNA methyltransferase Ada has translation MSTAPDDDTAWTAFEARDRAWDGRFVVGVKTTGIYCKPSCPARHPKRENVTFHPDPPSARAAGFRACLRCTPDEVGRDRIAVAAAVALLEAAEDRLSLDAIAAKVGYAPHHFHRLFKRATGVTPAAYARALRTGRAVDALSEDSTVTEAIYDAGYSAPSRFYEADAKRLGMAPSAWARGGEGVTIRWTVADTSLGPLFVAATDKGLCRVSFDEDAEVLRRRFPNAHIEQGDKSLADLAAQVVAAVESPERDHDLPLDVRGTAFQEAIWQALRTIPIGETRTYSELAALAGRPAAVRAAGTACGQNPVSIVIPCHRAQRIGGALGGYAYGLDRKRALLAAEAQRADLQE, from the coding sequence ATGAGCACCGCCCCTGACGACGACACCGCCTGGACCGCGTTCGAAGCCCGCGACCGCGCGTGGGACGGCCGGTTCGTCGTAGGCGTGAAGACCACCGGCATCTACTGCAAGCCGAGTTGCCCCGCGCGCCACCCCAAGCGCGAGAACGTCACCTTCCACCCCGATCCGCCAAGCGCACGTGCCGCCGGCTTCCGCGCATGTTTGCGCTGCACCCCGGACGAGGTAGGCCGCGACCGGATCGCCGTCGCCGCCGCCGTCGCGCTGCTCGAAGCCGCCGAGGACCGCCTCTCGCTCGACGCGATCGCGGCGAAAGTCGGCTACGCGCCGCATCATTTCCACCGCCTGTTCAAGCGCGCCACCGGCGTCACGCCCGCCGCGTATGCCCGCGCACTGCGCACCGGCCGCGCGGTCGACGCCCTATCGGAGGATTCGACCGTGACCGAAGCGATCTACGACGCGGGCTATTCCGCCCCGAGCCGCTTCTACGAGGCGGATGCGAAACGGCTGGGCATGGCCCCCAGCGCGTGGGCGCGCGGCGGCGAAGGCGTCACGATCCGCTGGACGGTCGCCGACACGAGCCTAGGCCCACTGTTCGTCGCGGCAACCGACAAGGGCCTGTGCCGCGTATCCTTCGATGAGGATGCCGAAGTACTCCGACGCCGCTTCCCCAACGCCCATATCGAGCAGGGCGACAAATCGCTTGCCGACCTAGCCGCGCAGGTCGTTGCGGCCGTAGAGTCCCCCGAACGCGACCACGACCTCCCGCTCGACGTCAGAGGCACCGCGTTCCAGGAAGCCATCTGGCAAGCCCTGCGCACCATCCCGATCGGCGAGACCCGCACCTACAGCGAACTCGCAGCGCTCGCCGGCCGCCCCGCCGCGGTCCGCGCTGCCGGCACCGCGTGCGGACAGAACCCGGTCTCGATCGTCATCCCCTGCCACCGTGCACAACGCATCGGCGGTGCGCTCGGCGGCTACGCGTACGGGCTGGACCGCAAGCGCGCGCTGCTGGCGGCGGAAGCTCAGCGCGCCGACTTGCAGGAGTAG